The Myotis daubentonii chromosome 1, mMyoDau2.1, whole genome shotgun sequence genome includes the window CCCCCACTCTTGGGAGTCCAGCCAGTCTCCATCCGGTTCCCTAAATAGAATCTACAAGGAAGGCAGGATTGTATTTGGACAGAGGAGGACAAATGGGAAGATGGATTTGCTCTTCAGAGCAGATGTATCTTTCCCCAACAAATTTTTATTAAGCTAAACCGATTTGGCTGCTAAAACTTAACTGTGTCAGAAACCTACACACCCAATATTGtaatatactgtatatatgtatattcatagCTATCTGTTTATGTAAAGCATTAAGTTCAATATTCATATGGAAGATAAACATCCAATCCAGTTGGAGTACTTATATACACTGTGTAGGTTTTGAAATGTATTCTGTTCAGATATTGGGTGTGCCTTTGCCATATCCAGAGGGAAGGCGTGTGTTGTGCCTCTGTGCATTCCACATATACAGATGAAACCTGTCTGTGGCAGATGTGCCATGCCCAATGGACAGAGAACTATATATCAGACATCCCTGTCATATGAAGtgctcccagcacccagcagaaAGGGAAGAGACACAGGCTTCCTAAGATCTCTAGTTCAGTACCATGCAGGGCTGGACAGCTCCGCAGTCAAAGGTCCTCTATAAACAacagcagggaagggaggagcagggaagggaggggcaggggtttCCTAAATCAGTGACTCAGCCCACGAgaacctctctccctccctctcccctgctcagGATCCTGTTGACTGTGGTGGTGATCTTCCGGATCCTCATTGTGGCCATTGTGGGGGAGACAGTGTACGATGACGAGCAGACCATGTTTGTGTGCAACACCCTGCAGCCTGGCTGTAACCAGGCCTGCTATGACCGCGCCTTCCCCATCTCCCACATACGTTACTGGGTCTTCCAAATCATAATGGTGTGTACCCCCAGTCTCTGCTTCATCACCTATTCTGTGCACCAGTCCGCCAAGCAGCGAGAACGCCGCTACTCTACCGTCTTCCTAGCCCTGGACAGAGACCCCCCTGAGTCCATGGGTGGTCCTGGAGGAACTGGGGGTATGGGCAGTGGTGGTGGAAAACGAGAAGATAAGAAGATGCCAAATGCCATCGTCAATGGGGTGCTGCAAAACACAGAGAACACCAGCAAAGAGACGGAGCCAGATTGTTTAGAGGTTAAGGAGCTGACCCCAAACCCGTCAGGGCTGCGCACTGCAGCTCGATCCAAGCTCCGAAGGCAGGAAGGCATCTCCCGCTTCTACATTATCCAAGTGGTGTTCCGAAATGCCCTGGAGATTGGGTTTCTGGTGGGCCAATACTTTCTCTATGGCTTCAGCGTCCCAGGGTTGTATGAGTGTGACCGCTACCCCTGCATCAAGGAGGTGGAGTGTTATGTGTCCCGGCCTACTGAGAAGACCGTCTTCCTAGTGTTCATGTTTGCTGTGAGTGGCATCTGTGTTGTGCTCAACTTGGCCGAACTCAACCACTTGGGGTGGCGCAAGATCAAGCTGGCTGTGCGAGGGGCCCAGGCCAAGAGAAAGTCAGTCTATGAGATCCGCAACAAGGACCTGCCCCGGGTCAGTGTTCCCAACTTTGGCAGGACTCAGTCCAGTGATTCTGCCTACGTGTGAAGGGACAGGTTTGGGGAAGGCCCAGGGGATGATAGGTAGCCCTGAGGCAGATGACTGTTTGAGAGTGGCTAATATCTGCCCTCAATTATTTGACTCTCACGATTGAGATACAGGAAAAGGCTGGTTAGGAGAAGATGTTGCATCaatgggagaggagagaaagaatcattaggACGTCACACCACTGGTTCCACAGAGACAATTGGGTAGAGTGATGAGATGGATGAGCTGGCCTTTTTTGGATCTTTTAACTTTATGGCCTAGTCTGATCTTGATAACAGTGGACTTGTACAGCTACCAACTAGGACTTAGCTCTGCTGAGTTCTGTATCCTGGTGAATGGTGTAAGTGAAATTCTTCATTGGTACAAGATTTGTGACTTATCTCAACACATCCCTTCATCCTAGGCTGCAAGACAAACATCCTGGAGGCATTCTTCATGTATCTCCCTGATCAGCATGCCCCTTTCCTCAACCCAAGATAGCatgccagcttttttttttttttttttttaatctggccTTACAGTAGACCTAATATGGTTTACCTGCAAGCTAGAGGGAATTACTTGGGATGCTTTTTTGGAGAATGGTCATGACAAAGGCTTGCATTAGAGTCCCATATGACTAGCCCTTAGTCATTATGAAAACCTTAGGAATGTCTCAATATTTCCAATTTTCTAGCTCAAACTGCACTGGTGCTCTTTATTAGGGATAGGgtttgggtgggagggagggaattgCAATATGCAATTATAAAACTTCTGTGAGATGATTATTGCACTGTTAGGCATGTGTTTATGAGCTTTGGGATACTTTTGCCTTCCAGTATGTGGACTTTGgatagcattaaaaatattttttgttaatatcaAAGGTGTCTACTCGAGCCACAGAATTTCTAGCTGGtgtattccatttattttctaatatagttTTGTTGTGCAACACAGCTGCACTTCATTTTGCCACTGTTTGAGTTTACCCGTGTGCTCACACCAGAGACCTTAATCAGCCCATGTCAACCCCTATTTGTTATTTTATCAGTTATTTTTGAAATCTCCACAAAATCACTAGAACTAAATATTATCGGGTAACATGTGTTTATGAATGCTTAAGACATATACCAAAGGTTTAAAAACCTATTGCTTTGGACTGTGAATATATTTCCCTTTCTTTGGTCTTATCTATTTAAGTGCCATACTATACCTTTTATATCCACTGTATATTTAGTTAAAACATTGGCCAAGAGTAATATTTGGATAATGTACTTTTATGAGTCCTGTTTCCTttccattatcattatcatttttatttagataTGGATGCAGTGTAACACACAACTGaggatttgtttaaaataaagttcTTGCCTTTTTTTGGTAAAATGGGAAGTCTGCATTTTTCTATTTTGATTGGggttctatttatttaaatatatgttcaaaatgttttattacatattttaaaatgcagaacaCTGGGGGCAGGAAGTGAGAGATGGATGAATAGTATTTGAGGGATGACCAATAAAGTCCAATTAGTCATTCACAGATGAGAAGAGCCTCGTACATTTTATGAATGTTTAGAAGAGTGTGATGAGTTATTCAAGTAGTAGCATTTACTAACTCCTTTCCATTTTAGCCCAagatttctctgtgtgtgttttttccatgaggcaatttcttataataaaatgTCAATGCTATATCACAGTAGCTCATTCCAGGAGTGAAGATTTTTTCCCTTTCCACCATACTTCCCTGCCATGAATCGTCACATATGACAGGCATGTAGTGCTCTCCGTCATCTCTTGAAGTTCTTATGTGTAAAATGATGCTGATCCAACAGTCAAGCAGAACCCTCTAGACCAGCACTGTTCAATGCAGCTGTGTATAATGATGGAAATTTTCAACTATCTTTGCTGCTCTGTATGGCAGCGACAATTGAGCTCTTAAAATGTGACTAGTGCCATTGAAGAActcaatttataattttatttagtttaaataGCCATATATGGTTAGTTGCTGCTGCATTATTATACAGCACAATTCTAGATATCTAATAATTTATTTTGGGGTTCTTTCAAAGGAGACTGAGCCTTTGCTTATATGCACAAGATATTGCATTCTCACACAATGCATTCTCATTTTTTGGCATTTTCTGTCTACATGTGGTCCCATTAGTTCAGTGGGCTAATGTTCTTTTTCAATTCTTTAATGTTACTCACCTTCTAATTCTAGTAAGCATTTGGTCTGAACACTGAAAAGCACTATGGAATTTCCTGGATGATTGTTTTTCAAACACACTTGTTGCACCCTTTAACTATAGCAAGGCAGATGCCAAttttagaatgaaaatatttcaacCTATAGGTTTTCATCTGCAGTATAAATAGGCAGTTGAAAATTATTATTCTTGAGTACAGAAACAGATCCTCCTCTGTTTTGTGTCTGGTGagctaaaaatgttttaagacacctcccagagatggaggaagagtgTTGCTTGAGATCTCTTAGCATATGCTTGGGTGTGAAAGAAGTAGGAAACTGTGTGGAAAACAAGGGCTGTTGTATTTGTGCCGTGATGTACGGTGACAAGAATAATAGTGTTTCCTGGTAGAAATGCATTCCATATTAGTGGGGTGGATCTCTTTCTTCTTGGCATATAGGGTCATCCCTCAGAATGACTGATGTGTATCAGTCTGATCTTTTGCTTTCTATTTAATGAAGGAAATATACTGATGATTTGATGCTTCACATAGCTATGTGACGTATGTGACCTTAATCTGTACTTTGTGAGAGGACAGCCTTGAAATATTCTCtcaaatttaagagccttttggTGCACTACAGCCCCTGGCCTACGTGTGCATGGAtgcattcgtgtgtgtgtgtgtgtgtgtgtgtgtgtgtgtgtgcgcgctctGCGCACTTTGGTGTAGATAGTTGGTGCCAATTCTAAAAATTTGAAGAATAGCCTGGAGAGAGTGAAGTTATTTAGCCTGGAAAAAGAAACACCAAAAGCACCAAATTTGTAATGT containing:
- the GJD2 gene encoding gap junction delta-2 protein, producing MGEWTILERLLEAAVQQHSTMIGRILLTVVVIFRILIVAIVGETVYDDEQTMFVCNTLQPGCNQACYDRAFPISHIRYWVFQIIMVCTPSLCFITYSVHQSAKQRERRYSTVFLALDRDPPESMGGPGGTGGMGSGGGKREDKKMPNAIVNGVLQNTENTSKETEPDCLEVKELTPNPSGLRTAARSKLRRQEGISRFYIIQVVFRNALEIGFLVGQYFLYGFSVPGLYECDRYPCIKEVECYVSRPTEKTVFLVFMFAVSGICVVLNLAELNHLGWRKIKLAVRGAQAKRKSVYEIRNKDLPRVSVPNFGRTQSSDSAYV